The Calonectris borealis chromosome 13, bCalBor7.hap1.2, whole genome shotgun sequence genome contains a region encoding:
- the ZC3H12B gene encoding putative ribonuclease ZC3H12B isoform X4, producing MTAWSMVGKLKMEKRHSREDRNVEQDAGECSAESEEWTSSESEPEQPYFRSSCSNTQWREKEVSSKPHRPLCRSPCLDRPSFSQSSITQDLKLDECKTNLDKEYQAKMDFALKLGYAGDQIQAVLNKLGADALINDVLAELVRLGNKSESEGQSSASSTTSTLVPRGPCPKEIASPELSLEDEVVDNSDNLRPIVIDGSNVAMSHGNKEGFSCRGIQLAVDWFLEKGHKDITVFVPAWRKEQSRPDAPITDQEILRKLEKEKILVFTPSRRVQGRRVVCYDDRFIVKLAFDSDGIIVSNDNYRDLQNEKPEWKKFIEERLLMYSFVNDKFMPPDDPLGRHGPSLENFLRKRPVIPEHKKQPCPYGKKCTYGHKCKYYHPERANQPQRCQSRRQCEDPQTAIAKSSSAFFPWLP from the exons ATGACGGCCTGGTCTATGGTAGGGAAGCTGAAAATGGAGAAGAGGCACTCCAGAGAAGACCGAAATGTGGAACAAGATGCTGGGGAATGCAGTGCTGAATCTGAGGAATGGACGAGCTCAGAAAGTGAACCTGAGCAACCATACTTCAGAAGCAGCTGTAGCAATACTCAGTGGAGAGAAAAGGAGGTTTCCAGTAAACCACATCGGCCACTCTGTCGGTCCCCTTGTTTGGATCGCCCAAGTTTTTCACAGAGCAGTATCACACAAGACTTGAAGCTAGACGAATGCAAAACAAATTTGGACAAGGAATACCAAGCTAAAATGGATTTTGCTCTAAAGCTTGGGTATGCAGGAGATCAGATCCAGGCTGTactgaataaattgggagcagaTGCGCTCATCAATGATGTTCTGGCAGAGCTTGTGAGACTTGGCAACAAAAGTGAATCAGAGGGACAAAGCAGTGCCAGCAGTACCACTAGTACTCTGGTGCCAAGAGGCCCTTGCCCAAAGGAGATAGCAAGCCCTGAATTGTCACTTGAAGATGAAGTTGTGGATAACAGTGATAACTTGAGGCCAATTGTCATTGATGGAAGCAATGTGGCTATGAG CCATGGCAATAAAGAAGGATTTTCCTGTCGGGGAATTCAACTAGCTGTTGATTGGTTTCTGGAAAAAGGACATAAAGATATCACTGTGTTTGTACCTGCATGGAGAAAAGAACAGTCTCGACCTGATGCACCGATTACAG atcAAGAAATCTTACGtaaattggagaaagaaaaaattcttgtTTTTACCCCATCTCGGAGAGTTCAGGGAAGAAGAGTAGTTTGCTATGATGATCGATTCATAGTAAAACTTGCTTTCGACTCAGATGGCATCATTGTGTCAAATGACAACTATCGGgatcttcaaaatgaaaaaccaGAATGGAAGAAGTTCATAGAGGAGCGGCTGCTAATGTATTCTTTTGTGAATGAcaa ATTTATGCCTCCTGATGATCCTTTAGGACGCCATGGTCCAAGCCTTGAAAATTTCTTAAGGAAAAGGCCAGTTATTCCTGAACATAAGAAACAACCGTGTCCTTACG GTAAAAAGTGCACCTATGGGCACAAATGTAAATATTACCACCCAGAACGGGCAAACCAGCCTCAAAG ATGCCAGTCCAGAAGACAATGTGAAGATCCACAGACTGCCATCGCAAAATCGTCTTCAGCCTTTTTCCCATGGTTACCATGA
- the ZC3H12B gene encoding putative ribonuclease ZC3H12B isoform X3, giving the protein MTAWSMVGKLKMEKRHSREDRNVEQDAGECSAESEEWTSSESEPEQPYFRSSCSNTQWREKEVSSKPHRPLCRSPCLDRPSFSQSSITQDLKLDECKTNLDKEYQAKMDFALKLGYAGDQIQAVLNKLGADALINDVLAELVRLGNKSESEGQSSASSTTSTLVPRGPCPKEIASPELSLEDEVVDNSDNLRPIVIDGSNVAMSHGNKEGFSCRGIQLAVDWFLEKGHKDITVFVPAWRKEQSRPDAPITDQEILRKLEKEKILVFTPSRRVQGRRVVCYDDRFIVKLAFDSDGIIVSNDNYRDLQNEKPEWKKFIEERLLMYSFVNDKFMPPDDPLGRHGPSLENFLRKRPVIPEHKKQPCPYGKKCTYGHKCKYYHPERANQPQSRCQSRRQCEDPQTAIAKSSSAFFPWLP; this is encoded by the exons ATGACGGCCTGGTCTATGGTAGGGAAGCTGAAAATGGAGAAGAGGCACTCCAGAGAAGACCGAAATGTGGAACAAGATGCTGGGGAATGCAGTGCTGAATCTGAGGAATGGACGAGCTCAGAAAGTGAACCTGAGCAACCATACTTCAGAAGCAGCTGTAGCAATACTCAGTGGAGAGAAAAGGAGGTTTCCAGTAAACCACATCGGCCACTCTGTCGGTCCCCTTGTTTGGATCGCCCAAGTTTTTCACAGAGCAGTATCACACAAGACTTGAAGCTAGACGAATGCAAAACAAATTTGGACAAGGAATACCAAGCTAAAATGGATTTTGCTCTAAAGCTTGGGTATGCAGGAGATCAGATCCAGGCTGTactgaataaattgggagcagaTGCGCTCATCAATGATGTTCTGGCAGAGCTTGTGAGACTTGGCAACAAAAGTGAATCAGAGGGACAAAGCAGTGCCAGCAGTACCACTAGTACTCTGGTGCCAAGAGGCCCTTGCCCAAAGGAGATAGCAAGCCCTGAATTGTCACTTGAAGATGAAGTTGTGGATAACAGTGATAACTTGAGGCCAATTGTCATTGATGGAAGCAATGTGGCTATGAG CCATGGCAATAAAGAAGGATTTTCCTGTCGGGGAATTCAACTAGCTGTTGATTGGTTTCTGGAAAAAGGACATAAAGATATCACTGTGTTTGTACCTGCATGGAGAAAAGAACAGTCTCGACCTGATGCACCGATTACAG atcAAGAAATCTTACGtaaattggagaaagaaaaaattcttgtTTTTACCCCATCTCGGAGAGTTCAGGGAAGAAGAGTAGTTTGCTATGATGATCGATTCATAGTAAAACTTGCTTTCGACTCAGATGGCATCATTGTGTCAAATGACAACTATCGGgatcttcaaaatgaaaaaccaGAATGGAAGAAGTTCATAGAGGAGCGGCTGCTAATGTATTCTTTTGTGAATGAcaa ATTTATGCCTCCTGATGATCCTTTAGGACGCCATGGTCCAAGCCTTGAAAATTTCTTAAGGAAAAGGCCAGTTATTCCTGAACATAAGAAACAACCGTGTCCTTACG GTAAAAAGTGCACCTATGGGCACAAATGTAAATATTACCACCCAGAACGGGCAAACCAGCCTCAAAG CAGATGCCAGTCCAGAAGACAATGTGAAGATCCACAGACTGCCATCGCAAAATCGTCTTCAGCCTTTTTCCCATGGTTACCATGA
- the ZC3H12B gene encoding putative ribonuclease ZC3H12B isoform X1, producing MTAWSMVGKLKMEKRHSREDRNVEQDAGECSAESEEWTSSESEPEQPYFRSSCSNTQWREKEVSSKPHRPLCRSPCLDRPSFSQSSITQDLKLDECKTNLDKEYQAKMDFALKLGYAGDQIQAVLNKLGADALINDVLAELVRLGNKSESEGQSSASSTTSTLVPRGPCPKEIASPELSLEDEVVDNSDNLRPIVIDGSNVAMSHGNKEGFSCRGIQLAVDWFLEKGHKDITVFVPAWRKEQSRPDAPITDQEILRKLEKEKILVFTPSRRVQGRRVVCYDDRFIVKLAFDSDGIIVSNDNYRDLQNEKPEWKKFIEERLLMYSFVNDKFMPPDDPLGRHGPSLENFLRKRPVIPEHKKQPCPYGKKCTYGHKCKYYHPERANQPQRSVADELRISAKLSAVKTMSEGALAKCGTGPSSSKGEISSEVKRIAPKRQSDPSIRSVAVEPEEKLSVARKSEASSVPSLVSALSVPTLPPPKSHAAGALNTRSASSPVPGSSQFMHQKSSLEHMSSVQYPPILVTNSHGTSVSYTDQYPKYESLGDHGYYSLLSDFSNLSISSIRNTDYYGADMDQGMYSRNSSPCPDSCLSHTSNDSYSSYNDLYLGVADASPEDNVKIHRLPSQNRLQPFSHGYHEALNRVQSYGTEEPKQSLRKQSVSHLGLHAQHPVVGARSSCPGEYPVPQNVHPSAQPSRALVMTRMDSISDSRLYESNPTRQRRPPLCREQHASWDPLPCASDSYTYHSYPLSNNLMQPCYEPVMVRSMPEKMEQLWRNPWIGICGEPREPHIIPEHQYQTYKNLCNIFPPSIVLSVMEKNPHMTDAQQLAAMIVAKLRTGR from the exons ATGACGGCCTGGTCTATGGTAGGGAAGCTGAAAATGGAGAAGAGGCACTCCAGAGAAGACCGAAATGTGGAACAAGATGCTGGGGAATGCAGTGCTGAATCTGAGGAATGGACGAGCTCAGAAAGTGAACCTGAGCAACCATACTTCAGAAGCAGCTGTAGCAATACTCAGTGGAGAGAAAAGGAGGTTTCCAGTAAACCACATCGGCCACTCTGTCGGTCCCCTTGTTTGGATCGCCCAAGTTTTTCACAGAGCAGTATCACACAAGACTTGAAGCTAGACGAATGCAAAACAAATTTGGACAAGGAATACCAAGCTAAAATGGATTTTGCTCTAAAGCTTGGGTATGCAGGAGATCAGATCCAGGCTGTactgaataaattgggagcagaTGCGCTCATCAATGATGTTCTGGCAGAGCTTGTGAGACTTGGCAACAAAAGTGAATCAGAGGGACAAAGCAGTGCCAGCAGTACCACTAGTACTCTGGTGCCAAGAGGCCCTTGCCCAAAGGAGATAGCAAGCCCTGAATTGTCACTTGAAGATGAAGTTGTGGATAACAGTGATAACTTGAGGCCAATTGTCATTGATGGAAGCAATGTGGCTATGAG CCATGGCAATAAAGAAGGATTTTCCTGTCGGGGAATTCAACTAGCTGTTGATTGGTTTCTGGAAAAAGGACATAAAGATATCACTGTGTTTGTACCTGCATGGAGAAAAGAACAGTCTCGACCTGATGCACCGATTACAG atcAAGAAATCTTACGtaaattggagaaagaaaaaattcttgtTTTTACCCCATCTCGGAGAGTTCAGGGAAGAAGAGTAGTTTGCTATGATGATCGATTCATAGTAAAACTTGCTTTCGACTCAGATGGCATCATTGTGTCAAATGACAACTATCGGgatcttcaaaatgaaaaaccaGAATGGAAGAAGTTCATAGAGGAGCGGCTGCTAATGTATTCTTTTGTGAATGAcaa ATTTATGCCTCCTGATGATCCTTTAGGACGCCATGGTCCAAGCCTTGAAAATTTCTTAAGGAAAAGGCCAGTTATTCCTGAACATAAGAAACAACCGTGTCCTTACG GTAAAAAGTGCACCTATGGGCACAAATGTAAATATTACCACCCAGAACGGGCAAACCAGCCTCAAAGGTCAGTAGCGGATGAGCTTCGAATAAGTGCCAAATTATCTGCTGTGAAAACTATGAGTGAGGGAGCCTTGGCCAAATGTGGCACAGGGCCATCCAGCTCCAAAGGAGAAATCAGTTCTGAAGTGAAACGCATTGCCCCAAAACGTCAGTCAGATCCAAGCATTAGATCAGTAGCTGTGGAGCCTGAGGAAAAGTTATCAGTAGCCCGCAAGTCCGAGGCCAGCTCTGTCCCGTCTCTGGTTTCTGCATTAAGTGTACCAACGCTCCCTCCACCAAAAAGCCATGCAGCTGGTGCATTAAATACTCGTTCTGCAAGCAGTCCGGTGCCAGGTTCCTCACAGTTCATGCATCAGAAATCCTCACTGGAACATATGTCCAGTGTGCAATATCCTCCTATACTAGTCACCAATAGCCATGGCACCTCAGTTAGCTATACTGACCAGTATCCCAAATATGAATCATTGGGGGACCATGGCTATTATTCCTTACTCAGTGATTTCTCCAACTTGAGCATAAGTAGTATCCGTAACACAGATTATTACGGGGCTGATATGGACCAGGGGATGTATTCTAGAAACTCAAGCCCCTGTCCTGACAGTTGCTTAAGCCATACAAGTAATGATTCTTATTCCTCTTACAATGACTTGTATCTGGGTGTAGCAGATGCCAGTCCAGAAGACAATGTGAAGATCCACAGACTGCCATCGCAAAATCGTCTTCAGCCTTTTTCCCATGGTTACCATGAAGCCTTAAATAGAGTTCAGAGCTATGGAACTGAAGAGCCTAAGCAATCCCTTCGCAAACAGTCAGTTTCCCACCTAGGCctacatgcccagcatccagttgTTGGAGCACGGTCCAGTTGTCCAGGAGAATACCCTGTGCCTCAAAATGTTCATCCATCTGCACAACCAAGCCGTGCCTTGGTCATGACAAGAATGGACAGTATTTCTGACTCACGGCTTTATGAAAGTAACCCTACAAGGCAAAGAAGACCACCTCTCTGTCGAGAGCAGCATGCTAGCTGGGATCCACTACCATGTGCATCAGACTCTTACACTTACCACTCATATCCATTGAGTAACAACCTCATGCAGCCATGTTACGAACCTGTAATGGTAAGAAGCATGCCTGAGAAGATGGAGCAGCTCTGGAGGAATCCCTGGATTGGGATATGTGGTGAGCCACGGGAACCACATATCATCCCAGAGCATCAGTATCAAACGTACAAGAATCTCTGCAATATTTTCCCTCCAAGCATTGTCCTTTCTGTGATGGAAAAGAATCCACACATGACAGATGCACAACAGCTGGCAGCTATGATTGTTGCCAAATTAAGAACAGGGCGTTAA
- the ZC3H12B gene encoding putative ribonuclease ZC3H12B isoform X2: MTAWSMVGKLKMEKRHSREDRNVEQDAGECSAESEEWTSSESEPEQPYFRSSCSNTQWREKEVSSKPHRPLCRSPCLDRPSFSQSSITQDLKLDECKTNLDKEYQAKMDFALKLGYAGDQIQAVLNKLGADALINDVLAELVRLGNKSESEGQSSASSTTSTLVPRGPCPKEIASPELSLEDEVVDNSDNLRPIVIDGSNVAMSHGNKEGFSCRGIQLAVDWFLEKGHKDITVFVPAWRKEQSRPDAPITDQEILRKLEKEKILVFTPSRRVQGRRVVCYDDRFIVKLAFDSDGIIVSNDNYRDLQNEKPEWKKFIEERLLMYSFVNDKFMPPDDPLGRHGPSLENFLRKRPVIPEHKKQPCPYGKKCTYGHKCKYYHPERANQPQRIASQLCSKQLLAQMTRQAGSKLSVLCKLDYST, translated from the exons ATGACGGCCTGGTCTATGGTAGGGAAGCTGAAAATGGAGAAGAGGCACTCCAGAGAAGACCGAAATGTGGAACAAGATGCTGGGGAATGCAGTGCTGAATCTGAGGAATGGACGAGCTCAGAAAGTGAACCTGAGCAACCATACTTCAGAAGCAGCTGTAGCAATACTCAGTGGAGAGAAAAGGAGGTTTCCAGTAAACCACATCGGCCACTCTGTCGGTCCCCTTGTTTGGATCGCCCAAGTTTTTCACAGAGCAGTATCACACAAGACTTGAAGCTAGACGAATGCAAAACAAATTTGGACAAGGAATACCAAGCTAAAATGGATTTTGCTCTAAAGCTTGGGTATGCAGGAGATCAGATCCAGGCTGTactgaataaattgggagcagaTGCGCTCATCAATGATGTTCTGGCAGAGCTTGTGAGACTTGGCAACAAAAGTGAATCAGAGGGACAAAGCAGTGCCAGCAGTACCACTAGTACTCTGGTGCCAAGAGGCCCTTGCCCAAAGGAGATAGCAAGCCCTGAATTGTCACTTGAAGATGAAGTTGTGGATAACAGTGATAACTTGAGGCCAATTGTCATTGATGGAAGCAATGTGGCTATGAG CCATGGCAATAAAGAAGGATTTTCCTGTCGGGGAATTCAACTAGCTGTTGATTGGTTTCTGGAAAAAGGACATAAAGATATCACTGTGTTTGTACCTGCATGGAGAAAAGAACAGTCTCGACCTGATGCACCGATTACAG atcAAGAAATCTTACGtaaattggagaaagaaaaaattcttgtTTTTACCCCATCTCGGAGAGTTCAGGGAAGAAGAGTAGTTTGCTATGATGATCGATTCATAGTAAAACTTGCTTTCGACTCAGATGGCATCATTGTGTCAAATGACAACTATCGGgatcttcaaaatgaaaaaccaGAATGGAAGAAGTTCATAGAGGAGCGGCTGCTAATGTATTCTTTTGTGAATGAcaa ATTTATGCCTCCTGATGATCCTTTAGGACGCCATGGTCCAAGCCTTGAAAATTTCTTAAGGAAAAGGCCAGTTATTCCTGAACATAAGAAACAACCGTGTCCTTACG GTAAAAAGTGCACCTATGGGCACAAATGTAAATATTACCACCCAGAACGGGCAAACCAGCCTCAAAG AATTGCCTCTCAACTGTGCAGTAAGCAGCTGCTGGCCCAGATGACTAGACAAGCAGGAAGTAAATTGTCAGTTTTATGTAAATTGGATTACTCGACCTGA